A single genomic interval of Streptomyces showdoensis harbors:
- a CDS encoding MFS transporter: MVSLDSPAPAPAPVAATATATATASVPESARMDGRMRLVLLVLLVSQFMLAVDFSILNVALPVIGQGLGFTLGGLQWIATAFALAAAGFTLLFGRVADLAGRRRVFLGGMGVLGAASLVGGLATGPELLMAARVAQGLATAAVTPAGLSLLTSSFPEGPLRARALGLNGALMSAGFTTGAVLGGVLTDLLSWRWAFFVNVPVALAVLLVAPAVLKESRPADRPRLDVPGAVTVTGGLLALVYGLTAAGGHGWSDPGVLAALAAAAVLLTAFPLVERRAAAPLVPVRVLRRRTVVWGNLAGLVAFATETSLVFLMTLHLQDVLGFSPLAAGLSFGVLGAGTVLGGLFAARFIGRWSARTALIAGGVLQAVATLSLTALGDDRSMYALLLAGTFAGGVGNMLAIVGFMVTATSGLPDAEQGMATGIATMTQQVGITLGTPVMSAVVVTSAALPDGIGRAVLVNAAVVLVGALASALFLRRDRP, encoded by the coding sequence ATGGTTTCCCTCGACAGCCCTGCCCCTGCACCTGCCCCTGTCGCCGCCACCGCCACCGCCACCGCCACCGCCTCCGTCCCCGAGAGCGCCCGCATGGACGGCCGGATGCGGCTCGTCCTGCTCGTCCTCCTCGTCTCCCAGTTCATGCTGGCCGTCGACTTCTCGATCCTGAACGTCGCCCTCCCCGTCATCGGCCAGGGGCTCGGCTTCACCCTCGGCGGCCTCCAGTGGATCGCCACCGCCTTCGCCCTCGCCGCCGCCGGATTCACCCTGCTCTTCGGGCGCGTCGCCGACCTCGCCGGGCGCCGCCGGGTCTTCCTCGGCGGCATGGGCGTCCTCGGCGCCGCCTCCCTCGTCGGCGGACTCGCCACCGGCCCCGAGCTGCTGATGGCCGCCCGCGTCGCCCAGGGCCTGGCCACCGCCGCCGTCACCCCCGCCGGGCTCTCGCTGCTGACCTCCTCGTTCCCCGAGGGCCCGCTGCGGGCCAGGGCGCTGGGGCTCAACGGGGCGCTGATGTCCGCCGGGTTCACCACCGGAGCCGTCCTCGGCGGGGTCCTCACCGACCTGCTCTCCTGGCGCTGGGCCTTCTTCGTCAACGTGCCGGTCGCGCTCGCCGTCCTGCTCGTCGCCCCCGCCGTACTGAAGGAGAGCCGCCCGGCCGACCGGCCCCGGCTGGACGTTCCGGGCGCGGTCACCGTCACCGGCGGACTCCTCGCCCTCGTCTACGGGCTCACCGCCGCGGGCGGGCACGGCTGGAGCGACCCGGGCGTCCTCGCCGCCCTCGCCGCCGCCGCCGTCCTGCTGACCGCCTTCCCGCTGGTGGAGCGGCGGGCCGCCGCGCCGCTCGTGCCCGTCCGGGTCCTGAGGCGCCGCACCGTCGTGTGGGGCAACCTCGCCGGGCTCGTCGCCTTCGCCACCGAGACCTCGCTGGTCTTCCTGATGACCCTGCACCTCCAGGACGTGCTGGGCTTCTCCCCGCTCGCCGCCGGGCTCTCCTTCGGCGTCCTGGGCGCGGGCACCGTGCTCGGCGGACTGTTCGCCGCCCGGTTCATCGGCCGGTGGTCGGCCCGTACCGCGCTGATCGCCGGCGGGGTGCTCCAGGCCGTCGCGACCCTCTCCCTCACCGCCCTCGGCGACGACCGGAGCATGTACGCGCTGCTGCTCGCGGGCACCTTCGCCGGCGGCGTCGGCAACATGCTCGCCATCGTCGGCTTCATGGTCACCGCCACCTCCGGGCTGCCCGACGCGGAGCAGGGCATGGCGACCGGCATCGCGACCATGACCCAGCAGGTCGGCATCACGCTCGGCACCCCGGTCATGAGCGCCGTCGTCGTCACCTCGGCCGCCCTCCCCGACGGCATCGGCCGGGCCGTCCTGGTCAACGCGGCCGTGGTCCTCGTCGGCGCGCTCGCCTCGGCGCTGTTCCTGCGCCGGGACCGCCCGTAG
- a CDS encoding acyl-CoA carboxylase subunit epsilon, whose protein sequence is MIKVVRGNPTPEELAAALAVVQARAAATAAAAAEGGGPGVPQGWSDPARIALGAQHRPGPRSWARSYWPV, encoded by the coding sequence ATGATCAAGGTCGTACGAGGCAACCCGACCCCTGAGGAGCTGGCCGCCGCACTGGCGGTGGTCCAGGCCCGGGCCGCGGCCACGGCGGCGGCTGCCGCCGAGGGCGGCGGCCCCGGGGTGCCGCAGGGCTGGTCGGACCCGGCGCGGATCGCGCTCGGCGCGCAGCACCGTCCGGGGCCGCGCTCCTGGGCGCGGTCCTACTGGCCGGTCTGA
- the mmpB gene encoding morphogenic membrane protein MmpB: MLWSDPNNEPPKDMRDMQAMLRRAGVLLGFAMVVLMFVLGAR; this comes from the coding sequence ATGCTCTGGTCCGACCCGAACAACGAGCCGCCGAAGGACATGCGCGACATGCAGGCCATGCTGCGCCGCGCGGGCGTGCTGCTCGGGTTCGCGATGGTGGTGCTGATGTTCGTGCTCGGCGCGCGCTGA
- a CDS encoding TetR/AcrR family transcriptional regulator: protein MSATVAEPGALMEQETRLSESPSAVPGTVRPGGRTAKVRRAVLDATEDALAEAAFHTLNPDRIAAAAGVGKTTVYRRWGSPAGLVADLLRDMAEQSLPAADTGSLAGDLRANAELVLRTLTDPRMGAVFQAVIAAAACDEECARTLNGFYRTRLAEWAPVAARAAARGELPPDTDALELLRAVSAPLYYRFAVTREELTAADAERAVTAALAAAAAGAFAPRPAAGPGVD, encoded by the coding sequence ATGTCGGCGACAGTAGCAGAGCCCGGAGCGTTAATGGAACAGGAGACCCGTTTGAGCGAGAGCCCGTCGGCCGTGCCCGGCACCGTGCGCCCCGGAGGCCGTACCGCGAAGGTGCGCCGGGCGGTCCTCGACGCCACCGAGGACGCCCTGGCCGAGGCCGCCTTCCACACCCTGAACCCGGACCGGATCGCGGCGGCGGCGGGCGTCGGCAAGACCACCGTCTACCGCCGCTGGGGCTCCCCCGCGGGCCTGGTCGCCGACCTCCTGCGCGACATGGCCGAGCAGTCCCTGCCCGCCGCCGACACCGGGAGCCTCGCGGGCGACCTGCGGGCCAACGCGGAGCTCGTGCTCCGGACCCTCACCGACCCGCGGATGGGCGCCGTCTTCCAGGCCGTGATCGCCGCGGCGGCCTGCGACGAGGAGTGCGCGCGGACCCTGAACGGCTTCTACCGCACCCGGCTCGCGGAATGGGCCCCGGTCGCGGCCCGGGCGGCGGCCCGCGGCGAACTCCCCCCGGACACCGACGCCCTCGAACTGCTGCGGGCGGTCTCCGCCCCGCTCTACTACCGCTTCGCCGTCACCCGCGAGGAGCTCACCGCGGCCGACGCCGAACGGGCGGTCACGGCGGCCCTCGCCGCGGCGGCGGCCGGCGCCTTCGCCCCCCGGCCGGCCGCCGGGCCCGGCGTGGACTAG